Proteins from one Mixophyes fleayi isolate aMixFle1 chromosome 9, aMixFle1.hap1, whole genome shotgun sequence genomic window:
- the TUBB gene encoding tubulin beta chain, with amino-acid sequence MREIVHIQAGQCGNQIGAKFWEVISDEHGIDPTGTYHGDSDLQLDRISVYYNEATGGKYVPRAILVDLEPGTMDSVRSGPFGQIFRPDNFVFGQSGAGNNWAKGHYTEGAELVDSVLDVVRKEAESCDCLQGFQLTHSLGGGTGSGMGTLLISKIREEYPDRIMNTFSVVPSPKVSDTVVEPYNATLSVHQLVENTDETYCIDNEALYDICFRTLKLTTPTYGDLNHLVSATMSGVTTCLRFPGQLNADLRKLAVNMVPFPRLHFFMPGFAPLTSRGSQQYRALTVPELTQQVFDAKNMMAACDPRHGRYLTVAAVFRGRMSMKEVDEQMLNVQNKNSSYFVEWIPNNVKTAVCDIPPRGLKMAVTFIGNSTAIQELFKRISEQFTAMFRRKAFLHWYTGEGMDEMEFTEAESNMNDLVSEYQQYQDATAEEEEDFNEEAEEEA; translated from the exons ATGAGGGAGATCGTCCACATCCAAGCCGGTCAGTGTGGCAACCAGATCGGAGCTAAG ttTTGGGAGGTGATCAGCGACGAGCATGGAATTGACCCAACAGGGACATACCATGGGGACAGCGATCTGCAGCTGGACAGGATAAGTGTCTACTACAACGAGGCAACAG GTGGCAAATATGTCCCCCGTGCCATCCTCGTCGATCTGGAGCCAGGAACAATGGACTCTGTCCGATCCGGGCCCTTCGGACAGATATTCAGGCCCGACAACTTTGTTTTCG GACAAAGCGGTGCTGGCAACAACTGGGCCAAGGGCCACTACACAGAGGGAGCTGAGCTGGTAGACTCTGTGTTAGATGTGGTGAGGAAGGAGGCAGAGAGCTGCGACTGTcttcagggcttccagctcacaCACTCATTGGGCGGCGGTACCGGTTCTGGTATGGGCACACTCCTTATCAGCAAAATCCGTGAAGAGTATCCTGACCGTATCATGAACACCTTCAGTGTTGTACCATCACCTAAGGTATCTGACACAGTTGTGGAACCATACAACGCCACACTCTCTGTGCATCAACTGGTTGAGAACACAGATGAGACCTACTGTATCGACAATGAGGCCCTCTACGATATCTGCTTCCGTACTCTGAAGTTGACAACTCCAACCTATGGAGATCTAAACCACTTGGTCAGTGCAACGATGAGCGGCGTAACCACCTGCTTACGTTTCCCAGGTCAACTTAATGCTGATCTCCGCAAACTGGCAGTCAACATGGTTCCCTTCCCACGTCTTCACTTCTTCATGCCAGGGTTTGCTCCATTGACCAGCCGAGGCAGTCAGCAATACCGTGCACTAACTGTGCCTGAGCTCACCCAGCAGGTGTTTGACGCAAAGAACATGATGGCTGCTTGTGACCCACGACATGGCCGATACCTGACGGTGGCAGCAGTATTCCGTGGACGTATGTCCATGAAGGAGGTTGATGAGCAGATGCTCAATGTCCAGAACAAGAATAGCAGCTACTTCGTAGAATGGATCCCCAACAATGTCAAGACGGCTGTGTGTGACATCCCACCACGTGGCCTTAAGATGGCAGTCACCTTCATCGGCAACAGCACTGCCATTCAGGAGCTGTTCAAACGCATCTCAGAGCAGTTTACTGCCATGTTCCGTCGCAAGGCTTTCCTACATTGGTACACAGGAGAGGGAATGGACGAAATGGAGTTCACAGAGGCAGAGAGCAACATGAATGACCTTGTCTCCGAGTACCAGCAGTACCAAGATGCTACAGCAGAGGAAGAAGAAGATTTCAATGAAGAAGCTGAAGAGGAGGCTTAA
- the MDC1 gene encoding mediator of DNA damage checkpoint protein 1 codes for MDDTQRLQWDDDEEETPVNRHRPVGNLHMFAGIHGPAQDFPIYLGQNLIGRHASCDITLPAQSVSKKHAILEVKADCHTICDNSSLNKTRRGKAALSPNVRYSLSDGDFLMFADVACRYTIAKKVEETTTLEDSEDDSVLVPGTQGPLAIENTPAVAIRRMVRGTVLARDSGDEDEDSDVPRKFSGEGEGFGSVKDSHKTSGPGAVFSPITDTIVPESDEENDTSTSESHFPSLNLRCDSDKDTHETSTRRSSSIPSSLGILTPPSLNEQAKDVPPVDKEEKKADIRTDGENKFTLLTKDASDIKDDQEGEQKAKSMLDDSLSGDDGGHVQAVVVSVTLDANLKEATNEREETLKDDTMNKQTPKMMSTGNPCVQEDEDADSRKDIVQKDELNTGNNAPIEENNIKLMGTDLKEVEADFYLDTDTDVDEEDTTSSPSGVKKTETVEIKTDGGQEQINGRTLGMSGAVLDIKEDDAASSGADLETVKTHQINIDSDTDDEADNATHADQKKSDRTEVNLGSNTDGEDDPKMVKSTSENADVNRRKEEHSRTSMTTETSRPDSDSDTDVENTADIAKPDEKKTMQDSRSTSEEKNEGFHMDSDTDVEDDVSNPEVKKDEWTTSITVRETKNKLHPDSDTDVDEDVDISSTVLTKDKQDSGTMRMDAQETKDDFHLDSDTDVDEEDAIPGASDAVMENRPTSQIHIDDQQKVETAKSDGEKDETGVTNKEASALHVDEDKDVDEDDALCVLVLDETLAAEETTKSGREVEVTKEEAAAFQMDSDTGVDENDGPGPGLEEAEVAEGNMQSGGIREGGGAEVLETGKALVPSGGETGALTQALKVETTNIPAKNSLEEEETQKTDSESTDYDLMATQCYLEPQEEESNLPDEEEATQDYIFSSTWAEPDPFKRPADPISVLQISAVTLNASDEEIDDNAIAETQPYCSEEESHVGLRVQETPELGNDSVYEQETTQPADSVEGSETKLQQISCGTISQEDTQPVSQYLATRAPQETGSWLHLKRDVPASVWVRSILQEEASTDQKEEADATKEVEQVSSMELEATQPYTLGIPASHTLTVQVHTPDVPAAEEDGISALPATENRPSTPCSLEAPTTDDLTTQAHSVADDTQPCSPHVQTTGEDDTPDLNAVATGCDDTKPCSSVSVLTGEEDAKETSNKVKGKLSTRRGLSRSIKREESAKKVQTAAEIVEHPEEVLAVSEPLPEKLNERDAGVPKQPGNEMKGGRRRGAGKMGVVEVEDKIETKEEGVSTDTRLRTNKRSSESEPSTSGINEKVKRKKLTGKSLVNVIKEELEDECKEDSGLTTEERKDITVPTRNLPLNPAGMIESQICEDDKGDNVVKHMSEKSKDQPKENDSKTSAEISETPIVSDGNSTQTVSESNVDLPNKKRVTTKRRAAAKLKKYTTEEAESRDNGDKMNDELIDDHNSRVFQEQEVIHGKSLEKRTTRKSDVVTAELVEQKNDKGEDNRSSIKTRRAATKEEIPQVSTPVAVRKRGQASKAEVKVKRKKSDESIEQEKVGEGKTGEDNTSSITGQTEDIQVGLADPSSGNEKSRRLRRNVKEEIKEESEKVEQAGKLTSRRSMSTRGGEKKMEEKESQGNSEDSPVSKTMPRRTRRFSKEETAKTEEVTDVGKTEADDTARKSSRTRKNVKEVQKTEVDIGNKEDAKMSETQTTRRAKRECRNEESVEKRGTAKETVSRRTKKNSKEEEVAQLEEDQSKISGRTRKGSKEELKTEQKGEETIAETPKEEPIGKKTTPRTRKNVKDDKRTGSEQADVDSKSERSSSRTRRKISMEDTEEVHGESKTKEVLGEGAEERPEVELSAHEQKSRLSAGRSRRAATKEEIPLVSTPVAVRKRGQAAKAEVEVKRKKSDESIEQEEVVEAETPPSRRGRPRRLVAEAGSTETGNADGKEIHPPSPSPSRSSRQRPSSALSNPPEIRTPRRTNRTSTSAAATSPYVPHAGSAPKVLFTGVVDALGEGIIRTLGGDIADSVFDCTHLVTDRVRRTVKFLCALARGIPIVTLDWIDKCKKSGCFLSPTGFLVNDKEQEKSFNFVLSESLQKAKRRPLFEGYEIHITANVKPEPENMKDIIRCSGATFLPKMPRTFKEKSVVVSCPEDAARCKSVPSSVPVTTAEFILSGILRQEVNPTAYLLNPAVEKTPAKRRR; via the exons ATGGATGATACCCAACGCTTGCAGTGGGATGACGATGAGGAAGAGACTCCAGTGAATAGACATAGACCGGTAGGAAATCTGCACATGTTCGCTGGGATTCATGGACCAGCACAGG ATTTCCCCATCTATCTTGGCCAGAATCTCATTGGCCGTCATGCTAGCTGTGATATCACCCTGCCAGCACAGTCTGTGTCCAAGAAGCACGCAATCTTGGAGGTGAAAGCAGACTGCCATACCATCTGTGACAATAGCAGCCTAAACAAGACACGCCGCGGCAAGGCAGCCCTTTCGCCGAACGTACGTTACTCCCTGTCCGATGGGGACTTCTTGATGTTTGCTGATGTGGCATGTCGCTATACCATAGCGAAAAAAGTTGAAGAGACAACTACTCTGGAAGATAGTGAGGATGACTCTGTCCTGGTGCCCGGAACTCAGGGACCTTTGGCAATTGAGAACACTCCTGCTGTTGCCATCCGTAGGATGGTGCGAGGGACTGTACTGGCGAGGGACTCTGGAGATGAGGATGAAGATTCTGATGTTCCGAGGAAGTTTAGCGGAGAAGGGGAAG GTTTTGGATCCGTCAAAGACAGCCACAAGACCTCAGGACCTGGAGCTGTCTTCTCTCCTATTACTGATACCATTGTGCCTGAAAG TGATGAGGAAAATGATACTTCTACCTCCGAGTCTCATTTCCCTTCGCTCAATCTGCGTTGTGATAGCGACAAAGACACACATGAGACTTCTACAAGAAGAAGCTCTTCCATACCCTCCTCGTTGGGCATCTTGACCCCTCCGTCTCTTAACGAACAGGCCAAAGATGTTCCACCAGTAGATAAAGAGGAGAAAAAGGCCGATATACGGACAGATGGAGAAAACAAATTCACATTGTTGACCAAAGATGCCTCTGATATTAAGGATGACCAAGAGGGAGAGCAGAAGGCAAAGTCTATGTTGGATGACAGTCTATCTGGTGACGATGGTGGACACGTTCAGGCTGTTGTAGTTTCAGTTACGTTGGATGCCAATTTGAAGGAAGCTACAAATGAACGCGAAGAGACTCTAAAGGACGATACAATGAATAAACAAACCCCCAAAATGATGTCAACCGGCAATCCTTGTGTCCAGGAAGATGAAGATGCAGATTCAAGAAAAGATATAGTGCAGAAGGATGAACTTAATACAGGCAACAATGCCCCCATTGAGGAAAACAATATAAAACTTATGGGCACAGATTTAAAGGAAGTAGAAGCTGATTTTTATTTAGACACCGATACTGATGTGGATGAGGAAGACACTACCAGCTCTCCTTCTGGTGTTAAGAAAACCGAGACAGTTGAGATCAAAACTGATGGGGGACAAGAGCAGATCAACGGCAGAACCTTGGGAATGAGTGGTGCAGTTCTGGACATTAAAGAGGATGATGCCGCATCTTCAGGAGCAGATTTAGAGACTGTAAAAACACATCAAATAAACATAGACAGTGACACAGATGATGAAGCTGACAATGCTACACATGCAGATCAAAAGAAAAGTGACAGAACTGAGGTTAACCTGGGCAGCAATACAGATGGTGAGGATGATCCGAAGATGGTTAAGTCAACGAGTGAAAATGCTGACGTGAACAGAAGGAAAGAGGAACATAGTAGAACTTCGATGACCACAGAAACCAGCAGACCTGatagtgacagtgacacagaTGTTGAAAATACTGCAGACATAGCCAAGCCAGATGAGAAGAAGACTATGCAGGACTCCAGAAGCACCAGTGAAGAGAAAAATGAAGGATTCCACATGGACAGTGACACAGATGTGGAGGACGATGTCTCCAACCCAGAAGTGAAGAAAGACGAGTGGACAACAAGTATAACTGTAAGGGAAACCAAAAATAAATTACACCCAGACAGTGATACCGATGTGGACGAAGATGTTGACATCTCCAGCACAGTTCTGACAAAAGATAAACAAGACTCTGGAACAATGAGAATGGATGCTCAAGAGACAAAAGATGACTTCCACCTGGACAGCGATACCGACGTAGATGAAGAGGATGCGATACCAGGAGCATCAGATGCTGTAATGGAAAATAGACCAACATCTCAAATTCACATAGATGATCAACAAAAGGTTGAGACAGCAAAAAGTGATGGTGAAAAGGATGAAACAGGCGTCACAAATAAAGAGGCCTCTGCATTACACGTAGATGAGGACAAAGATGTGGATGAGGATGATGCTCTTTGTGTCCTAGTATTGGACGAAACTCTGGCAGCTGAAGAAACCACAAAAAGTGGCCGCGAGGTGGAAGTGACTAAAGAAGAAGCTGCTGCATTCCAGATGGATAGTGACACCGGTGTAGATGAGAATGATGGACCTGGCCCGGGATTGGAGGAAGCTGAAGTAGCTGAAGGCAATATGCAGAGTGGTGGCATTCGTGAAGGAGGAGGCGCGGAGGTCCTTGAGACAGGGAAGGCCTTGGTACCATCAGGCGGTGAAACGGGTGCTCTGACTCAAGCTTTGAAAGTGGAAACCACCAACATTCCTGCAAAAAACAGCCTGGAGGAAGAAGAGACACAGAAAACCGACTCTGAAA GTACTGACTATGACCTTATGGCCACACAGTGCTACCTGGAGCCACAAGAAGAAGAGTCCAATTTACCAG ATGAAGAGGAGGCTACCCAAGATTACATCTTCAGTTCTACATGGGCGGAACCGGATCCGTTTAAAC GTCCGGCGGATCCAATTAGCGTGTTACAAATTTCAGCAGTGACTC TGAATGCATCCGATGAGGAAATAGACGACAATGCCATAGCTGAGActcagccatattgctctgaagAAGAATCACACGTGGGACTCCGTGTGCAAGAGACACCTGAACTTGGGAATGATAGTGTGTATGAGCAAGAGACAACCCAACCTGCCGATAGTGTGGAAGGATCAGAGACAAAGCTTCAGCAAATATCTTGTGGCACAATATCCCAAGAGGACACTCAACCCGTCTCCCAATACCTGGCCACAAGAGCTCCCCAAGAGACAGGTTCTTGGTTGCACCTTAAGCGAGACGTTCCAGCTTCTGTTTGGGTAAGAAGCATCCTGCAGGAAGAAGCTTCCACTGATCAGAAAGAAGAGGCTGATGCAACGAAGGAAGTTGAGCAAGTATCATCCATGGAGCTGGAAGCCACGCAGCCCTACACACTAGGTATCCCAGCCTCACACACACTTACAGTGCAGGTTCATACACCAGATGTGCCAGCTGCAGAGGAAGATGGTATCTCTGCTCTGCCAGCAACTGAGAACAGGCCCTCGACACCATGCAGCCTAGAGGCACCAACCACGGATGACCTGACCACCCAAGCACACAGTGTTGCTGATGACACACAACCCTGCAGCCCTCATGTACAAACCACAGGAGAGGATGACACTCCCGACTTAAATGCGGTggccacaggatgtgatgacacaaAGCCTTGCAGCAGCGTGAGCGTCCTAACTGGAGAGGAGGACGCTAAGGAGACATCTAACAAAGTCAAAGGGAAGCTGTCTACAAGGAGGG GCCTGAGCAGaagcataaaaagagaagagTCTGCAAAGAAAGTACAG ACGGCAGCTGAAATTGTGGAACACCCAGAAGAAGTTCTTGCAGTGTCTGAACCCCTACCTGAGAAATTGAATGAACGCGATGCAGGAGTGCCAAAGCAACCTGGAAATGAGATGAAAGGAGGAAGAAGGAGAGGAGCAGGGAAAATGggagtggtagaagtggaggacAAAATTGAAACAAAGGAAGAGGGTGTCTCGACAGATACTCGATTGAGGACAAACAAAAGGTCCTCTGAATCTGAACCATCAACTTCGGGGATTAATGAGAAGGTTAAGAGGAAGAAACTGACTGGGAAGAGTCTTGTTAATGTGATCAAGGAAGAATTGGAAGATGAATGTAAAGAAGATTCTGGCCTTACCACTGAAGAGCGTAAGGATATTACTGTCCCTACCAGAAACCTACCATTAAATCCTGCTGGCATGATTGAAAGTCAGATATGTGAAGATGACAAGGGAGATAATGTGGTTAAGCATATGTCAGAAAAAAGTAAGGATCAGCCAAAGGAAAATGATAGCAAGACATCTGCGGAAATTAGTGAGACGCCCATTGTTTCAGATGGAAATTCTACCCAAACGGTGTCCGAGTCCAACGTTGACCTTCCAAATAAGAAACGTGTGACAACCAAAAGACGTGCTGCTGCAAAGCTAAAAAAGTATACTACAGAGGAAGCAGAATCCAGGGATAATGGAGATAAAATGAACGATGAACTCATTGATGATCACAATTCCAGGGTGTTTCAGGAGCAAGAAGTGATACACGGGAAGAGTCTTGAAAAGAGAACAACTCGAAAATCTGATGTTGTGACTGCAGAGCTTGTGGAACAGAAGAATGATAAAGGAGAGGACAACCGATCCAGTATAAAGACCAGACGAGCAGCAACCAAGGAAGAAATACCTCAGGTCTCCACCCCAGTTGCAGTAAGAAAGAGAGGGCAAGCATCAAAAGCAGAAGTGAAAGTCAAAAGGAAAAAGTCAGATGAGTCCATAGAACAAGAAAAAGTAGGAGAGGGGAAAACAGGAGAGGACAACACATCCAGCATAACAGGACAAACTGAGGACATTCAAGTTGGTCTTGCTGACCCCAGCTCTGGAAATGAGAAATCGAGACGGCTGAGGAGGAACGTGAAAGAAGAAATTAAAGAGGAATCTGAGAAGGTGGAGCAAGCTGGGAAACTGACTTCTAGGAGAAGTATGAGCACAAGAGGTGGTGAGAAAAAAATGGAAGAAAAGGAAAGCCAAGGAAACTCTGAGGATAGTCCAGTGAGTAAGACAATGCCAAGGAGAACAAGAAGGTTTTCTAAGGAGGAAACTGCAAAAACAGAAGAAGTGACAGATGTTGGAAAAACTGAGGCAGATGACACTGCTAGAAAATCTAGTAGAACACGGAAAAATGTGAAAGAAGTGCAGAAAACAGAAGTCGATATTGGAAACAAGGAAGATGCCAAAATGAGTGAAACTCAAACAACAAGGAGGGCCAAAAGAGAATGTAGAAATGAGGAGAGTGTggaaaaaagaggaactgcaaaAGAAACAGTCTCTAGAAGGACAAAGAAAAATTCAAAGGAGGAAGAAGTTGCACAATTAGAAGAGGATCAAAGTAAAATATCTGGAAGGACTAGAAAGGGCTCCAAGGAAGAGTTAAAGACTGAACAAAAGGGTGAGGAGACCATTGCAGAGACCCCCAAAGAAGAGCCAATTGGTAAAAAGACCACCCCCAGAACTAGGAAAAATGTAAAAGATGATAAGAGAACTGGAAGCGAACAGGCTGATGTTGACTCCAAGTCTGAAAGATCGTCCTCAAGAACAAGGAGGAAAATATCGATGGAGGACACTGAAGAGGTGCATGGGGAGAGCAAGACAAAGGAGGTGCTAGGtgagggagcagaggagaggcCAGAAGTGGAGTTGTCGGCACATGAGCAAAAGTCAAGGCTgagtgctgggagaagcagacgAGCAGCAACCAAGGAAGAAATACCTCTGGTTTCCACCCCAGTTGCAGTAAGAAAGAGAGGGCAAGCGGCAAAAGCAGAAGTGGAAGTCAAGAGGAAAAAGTCAGATGAGTCCATAGAACAGGAAGAAGTAGTAGAGGCAGAAACACCGCCAAGTAGAAGAGGCCGGCCACGAAGATTGGTGGCCGAAGCAGGCAGCACTGAGACAGGAAACGCTGATGGAAAG GAAATCCACCCTCCGAGCCCATCTCCATCTCGGAGTAGCCGTCAAAGACCAAGTTCTGCCTTAAGTAACCCACCAGAGATCCGCACCCCACGGCGCACCAACAGAACGTCTACTTCAGCTGCAGCCACCAGCCCATATGTTCCTCATGCAGGATCAGCTCCTAAG GTTCTATTCACAGGTGTGGTGGATGCGTTGGGTGAGGGGATAATCCGCACATTGGGAGGAGATATTGCAGACTCTGTATTTGACTGCACTCACCTGGTGACTGACCGTGTCAGAAGAACAGTGAAGTTTCTCTGTGCTCTTGCGAGGGGTATTCCCATTGTTACATTGGACTGGATTGACAAG TGTAAGAAGAGTGGGTGCTTTTTGTCCCCAACTGGATTTCTGGTTAATGATAAAGAACAAGAGAAAAGCTTCAACTTTGTGTTATCAGAATCACTACAGAAAGCTAAGAGAAGGCCACTCTTTGAG GGCTATGAAATTCACATTACTGCTAATGTCAAACCTGAGCCTGAAAATATGAAGGATATTATCCGCTGCAGTGGGGCAACCTTCCTTCCAAAAATGCCCCGCACATTTAAG GAGAAGAGTGTTGTCGTGTCGTGTCCTGAAGATGCCGCTCGTTGCAAGTCCGTACCGTCATCCGTTCCGGTCACGACAGCAGAGTTTATTCTGAGCGGGATCTTGCGCCAGGAAGTAAATCCAACCGCCTATCTGCTGAACCCAGCAGTGGAGAAGACCCCGGCCAAGCGGAGGCGCTGA